Proteins encoded within one genomic window of Marinobacter halotolerans:
- a CDS encoding SDR family oxidoreductase, translated as MSEKKTAVITGANRGIGLELARQFADRGFAIIGVCRQTSDELDAVADTVIEGIDVTIDDNVQSLVSQLKGTTIDLLINNAGLLQDEKLGSIDFDSIRTQMEINAYAPLRVAEALAPRIPEGGKIANITSRMGSIADNDSGGRYGYRASKAALNAFGKSLAMDLKPRGIAVAQLHPGYVQTRMVNFGGLISPEESAKGLAERIDGLNLENTGSFWHSNGEELPW; from the coding sequence ATGTCAGAGAAAAAGACCGCTGTGATCACCGGCGCCAATCGTGGAATCGGCCTCGAACTGGCCCGCCAGTTTGCAGACCGTGGGTTCGCCATTATCGGGGTATGCCGTCAAACTTCTGATGAACTCGATGCCGTTGCAGACACCGTTATTGAGGGTATCGACGTCACCATTGACGACAATGTGCAGTCTTTGGTCAGTCAGCTGAAGGGAACAACGATTGATCTGCTGATCAACAATGCCGGCCTGCTGCAGGACGAAAAGTTGGGCAGTATCGATTTTGATTCCATCCGTACCCAGATGGAAATCAACGCCTATGCTCCGCTTCGTGTTGCCGAAGCTCTTGCGCCTCGTATTCCGGAAGGCGGCAAAATCGCCAACATCACCAGCCGCATGGGATCCATTGCCGACAATGATTCCGGCGGGCGCTATGGCTATCGGGCGTCCAAGGCAGCCCTGAACGCCTTTGGCAAGTCTCTTGCGATGGACCTGAAGCCCCGCGGGATTGCAGTGGCGCAGCTTCACCCGGGTTATGTCCAGACCCGTATGGTGAATTTCGGCGGGCTGATTTCACCGGAGGAATCGGCAAAAGGGCTGGCGGAACGGATCGACGGGCTGAACCTGGAGAACACCGGCTCCTTCTGGCACAGCAACGGCGAAGAGTTACCCTGGTGA
- a CDS encoding putative signal transducing protein, with amino-acid sequence MLIAYRARDIAEAHIVSGMLNARGIESHVGGHYLQGAMGEIGAAGFTNVHVQDEDYPLARDLVAEYEASRPEETSASAPSGSRVERYAIGFLLAVAVLVAVLVGAI; translated from the coding sequence ATGCTGATTGCCTATCGTGCCCGCGACATTGCCGAAGCCCACATTGTGTCCGGGATGCTGAACGCCCGCGGTATCGAATCCCACGTTGGCGGGCACTATCTGCAGGGTGCCATGGGTGAAATCGGTGCTGCCGGTTTTACCAATGTCCACGTGCAGGACGAGGATTATCCGCTGGCACGGGACCTGGTTGCCGAGTATGAAGCAAGCCGCCCGGAGGAAACCTCTGCCAGCGCTCCCTCCGGAAGCCGGGTTGAACGCTATGCGATCGGGTTTCTGCTGGCTGTGGCGGTGCTTGTTGCCGTTCTGGTGGGTGCCATTTGA
- a CDS encoding class I SAM-dependent methyltransferase, producing the protein MRDTCPVCEQAAPEEFQVVKEFRYLRCPVCLATLMAPENRLDSAREKAVYTLHDNNPDDPGYRRFLSRLSEPLLERLPAGSSGLDFGCGPGPALARMLEAAGMKVALYDPYFSRDQSALASRYDFVTCTEVIEHLYHPAAVFRLLDSLIRPGGYLGVMTCFQTDDARFANWHYRRDPTHVVFYKEATLKWLADRHGWHMDVPAKDVAIFTKPLRT; encoded by the coding sequence TTGAGAGATACCTGCCCGGTCTGCGAACAGGCCGCGCCCGAGGAATTCCAGGTCGTCAAAGAATTCCGCTACCTTCGTTGTCCGGTCTGCCTGGCTACCCTGATGGCCCCGGAAAACCGGTTGGACAGCGCCCGGGAAAAGGCTGTCTATACCCTGCACGACAATAATCCGGACGACCCGGGCTACCGCCGCTTCCTGTCTCGCCTCTCGGAACCTCTTCTGGAGCGCCTGCCTGCCGGCTCATCGGGCCTGGACTTCGGTTGTGGTCCGGGGCCAGCCCTCGCCCGGATGTTGGAGGCTGCGGGTATGAAAGTGGCGCTTTACGATCCCTATTTCAGTCGCGACCAGAGCGCGCTTGCAAGCCGCTATGATTTCGTCACCTGTACCGAGGTCATCGAACATCTTTACCATCCGGCGGCCGTATTCCGGCTGCTGGATTCGCTGATCCGCCCCGGCGGCTACCTGGGGGTGATGACCTGTTTCCAGACCGACGATGCCCGCTTTGCCAACTGGCATTACCGGCGTGACCCGACCCATGTAGTTTTCTATAAAGAGGCCACGCTAAAGTGGCTGGCCGACCGCCACGGCTGGCATATGGACGTGCCGGCCAAGGATGTCGCGATTTTTACCAAGCCGCTCAGAACGTAG
- a CDS encoding CPBP family intramembrane glutamic endopeptidase, which produces MSRQANRISTVAALGFQGAIALIGWLAVWLMGIGSLSAGLGWASAVAWGIGGSLATYVLLSALARAPGRIRDSLSGHMRQLQTFANDYSWPVLAGLSVLAGVGEELLFRGAVQGWLAWHLNDAVAIVLASMLFGLVHYLSFTYFVMATGLGLVLGVTYWLTDSLLLVMVWHGVYDMIALYSLRRHPHWFGVQ; this is translated from the coding sequence ATGTCCCGGCAAGCTAACCGGATCTCGACTGTCGCGGCCCTGGGCTTTCAAGGCGCTATCGCGCTGATTGGCTGGCTTGCCGTCTGGTTGATGGGCATTGGTAGCCTGTCTGCTGGTCTGGGCTGGGCGAGCGCTGTGGCCTGGGGCATTGGCGGCAGTCTTGCCACCTATGTACTGCTAAGCGCCCTGGCCCGTGCGCCAGGGCGTATCCGTGATTCCCTGTCAGGCCATATGCGCCAGCTACAAACCTTTGCGAACGATTATTCCTGGCCCGTTCTTGCGGGGCTTTCCGTGCTGGCCGGGGTGGGTGAGGAGTTGCTGTTTCGCGGGGCTGTGCAGGGCTGGCTCGCTTGGCACCTGAACGATGCTGTGGCCATTGTGCTGGCATCCATGCTGTTCGGCCTGGTTCACTACCTTTCGTTTACCTATTTCGTAATGGCGACAGGGCTTGGACTTGTGTTGGGTGTTACCTACTGGCTGACAGACAGCCTGCTTCTGGTGATGGTCTGGCATGGTGTGTACGATATGATCGCGCTGTACAGCCTGCGGCGCCACCCCCACTGGTTCGGTGTTCAATAG
- a CDS encoding phospholipase D family protein yields the protein MTIKLLLALLILAITGTGLYHAFKPLPPGIAYKGKTYPLIKPRLLIDQTLHHGDYGNGGPRLDHEIFDEALAMVRSARRFILVDMFLYNSTSARGEDSADRPLAKELTDALIRQRENFPELQVVVITDPINTLYGGLLSENFQRLEAAGISVVQTRLTALRDSNPLWSGIWRLCCQWLGNSAESGWLPNPIGNQPVTLRSYLSLLNFKANHRKVLVTEGDTGFRALVSSANPHDGSSRHSNIGLSFAGPAVADLLRSERAVLAFSDAPTSAVDDALGRIPEAAPAEEARIRVLTESAIRDAALEMITSAEPGDQLDIAMFYLSHRDIVLALVKAHRRGVAVRVLLDANQDAFGRKKNGIPNRQTAMELTNNGVSVRWCNTHGEQCHSKLLLRQDKNGRAQMLLGSANFTRRNLDDLNLETDVLVLAYRGHSSIAKANTFFEEQWQSGPGNPAVMSLPYRAWADHSRLRYWQYRFMEATGLSTF from the coding sequence ATGACGATCAAGTTGCTGTTGGCACTTCTGATACTGGCGATTACCGGAACCGGCCTGTATCACGCCTTCAAACCCCTACCCCCGGGCATTGCCTATAAAGGTAAGACCTACCCTTTGATAAAACCCCGGCTATTGATCGACCAGACGCTTCACCACGGTGACTATGGCAACGGCGGCCCCCGGCTGGATCACGAGATCTTCGATGAAGCCCTGGCGATGGTGCGCTCGGCCAGGCGTTTTATTCTGGTGGATATGTTCCTGTACAACAGCACCAGCGCCAGGGGCGAAGACAGCGCAGACCGTCCGCTTGCGAAAGAGCTCACCGACGCGCTGATACGCCAGCGCGAGAACTTCCCGGAACTGCAGGTGGTGGTGATAACCGACCCTATCAACACCCTTTACGGCGGCCTTCTGTCTGAAAACTTCCAGCGCCTTGAGGCAGCCGGCATTTCCGTTGTCCAGACCAGGCTGACAGCACTGAGGGACAGCAACCCGCTCTGGTCCGGTATCTGGCGGCTTTGCTGCCAGTGGCTGGGTAATTCCGCGGAATCCGGCTGGCTGCCCAACCCTATAGGCAACCAACCGGTGACGCTGCGCAGTTATCTCAGCCTGCTGAATTTCAAGGCCAATCATCGCAAAGTGCTGGTGACCGAGGGAGACACAGGATTCCGGGCGCTGGTGTCATCGGCCAACCCTCACGATGGCAGCAGCCGCCACAGCAACATCGGGCTGAGTTTCGCGGGTCCGGCCGTTGCCGACCTGCTGCGAAGTGAGCGGGCCGTACTTGCCTTCTCTGACGCACCGACCAGTGCCGTGGACGACGCCCTGGGCCGGATTCCCGAGGCTGCACCGGCGGAAGAAGCGCGAATACGAGTCCTGACCGAATCGGCCATCCGGGACGCCGCTCTGGAAATGATCACGTCCGCCGAACCCGGGGATCAGCTTGATATAGCCATGTTCTATCTGTCTCACCGGGACATCGTACTGGCTCTGGTCAAGGCCCACCGCCGGGGCGTTGCTGTCAGGGTGCTGCTGGACGCCAACCAGGACGCCTTCGGTCGGAAGAAAAACGGCATCCCCAATCGTCAGACCGCCATGGAGCTAACCAACAACGGGGTGTCTGTTCGCTGGTGCAACACCCACGGCGAACAGTGCCACAGCAAGCTGCTGTTAAGGCAGGACAAAAACGGTCGGGCGCAGATGCTACTGGGCTCCGCCAACTTTACCCGACGCAATCTGGATGACCTGAATCTGGAAACCGATGTGCTTGTGCTGGCCTATCGGGGCCATTCCAGCATTGCCAAAGCGAATACTTTTTTCGAGGAGCAGTGGCAGAGCGGCCCAGGAAACCCGGCCGTGATGAGCCTGCCCTATCGGGCCTGGGCCGATCATTCCAGACTGCGCTACTGGCAGTATCGGTTCATGGAAGCAACCGGGCTGTCTACGTTCTGA
- the arfB gene encoding alternative ribosome rescue aminoacyl-tRNA hydrolase ArfB, which produces MLRVSDSVTLGDWEIDLSQIRAQGAGGQNVNKVASAVHLRFDIPNSSLPPFYKERLMKLSDQRISKEGVVVIKAQKYRTLELNREDALERLKELIQGATRLQKARRPTRPTKGSQRRRVDHKTQKGKTKALRGKVKV; this is translated from the coding sequence ATGTTGCGAGTTTCCGACTCGGTGACCCTTGGCGACTGGGAAATTGATTTGTCGCAGATCAGGGCGCAGGGTGCCGGCGGCCAGAACGTCAACAAAGTGGCGTCTGCCGTGCACCTGCGCTTTGATATCCCAAACTCAAGCCTGCCCCCTTTCTACAAAGAACGACTTATGAAGCTGTCGGATCAGCGCATCAGCAAAGAGGGGGTGGTGGTGATCAAAGCCCAGAAATATCGCACCCTGGAACTGAATCGCGAGGATGCTCTCGAGCGACTGAAAGAGCTGATTCAGGGCGCGACCCGTCTGCAAAAAGCCCGTCGGCCGACCCGGCCCACCAAAGGTTCCCAGCGGCGACGTGTGGACCACAAAACCCAGAAAGGGAAGACCAAGGCCTTGCGTGGCAAGGTGAAAGTCTGA